One segment of Fuscovulum ytuae DNA contains the following:
- a CDS encoding ABC transporter permease, producing MALPIYASPLERIWHYTYLVLCTAIFIFLISPILVVIPLSFNAEPYFTFTEAMLTFDPVGYSLRWYDALLTLGMQTPEALRDGAWWSDMWQNSTWVRAAKNSIIVGFWATILATVLGTLAALGLSRPEMPYRRVVMAILISPMIVPIIIIATGLFFFYSNPCSIIGMSCGRLTSTYLGVILAHTTLGIPFVIITVTATLSGFDQSLIRASASLGASPSRTFFKVIMPLILPGVVSGALFAFVTSFDEVVAVLFIAGPDQQTIPRQMWNGIREAISPAILAVATILVVISIALLATVELLRRRSERLRGVTPH from the coding sequence ATGGCCCTGCCCATCTATGCAAGCCCCTTGGAGCGGATCTGGCACTATACCTATCTGGTCCTGTGCACGGCGATCTTCATTTTCCTGATCTCGCCCATCCTTGTGGTGATCCCGCTTTCGTTCAATGCGGAGCCCTATTTCACCTTTACCGAGGCGATGCTGACCTTCGATCCGGTGGGCTATTCGTTGCGCTGGTATGATGCGCTGCTGACCTTGGGGATGCAGACGCCGGAAGCATTGCGCGATGGCGCGTGGTGGAGCGACATGTGGCAGAATTCCACATGGGTGCGGGCGGCGAAGAATTCGATCATCGTGGGGTTCTGGGCGACGATCCTTGCCACGGTTCTGGGCACGCTGGCGGCGCTGGGCCTGTCGCGGCCTGAGATGCCGTATCGGCGTGTGGTGATGGCCATCCTGATCAGCCCGATGATCGTGCCGATCATCATCATCGCCACGGGGCTGTTCTTTTTCTACTCCAACCCCTGTTCCATCATCGGGATGTCATGCGGGCGGCTGACCAGCACCTATCTGGGGGTGATCCTTGCCCATACCACGCTGGGCATCCCCTTTGTGATCATCACGGTGACGGCGACGCTGTCCGGTTTTGACCAATCGCTGATCCGCGCGTCGGCCAGTCTTGGGGCATCGCCGTCGCGGACCTTTTTCAAGGTCATCATGCCCTTGATCCTGCCGGGGGTGGTGTCGGGGGCGTTGTTTGCCTTTGTCACCTCGTTCGATGAGGTGGTGGCGGTGCTGTTCATCGCAGGCCCGGACCAACAGACCATCCCGCGGCAGATGTGGAACGGCATCCGCGAGGCGATCAGCCCGGCCATTCTTGCGGTGGCGACGATCCTTGTCGTGATCTCCATCGCGCTGCTTGCGACGGTGGAACTGCTGCGGCGGCGGTCGGAGCGGTTGCGGGGCGTGACGCCGCATTGA